Genomic segment of Rickettsiella endosymbiont of Xylota segnis:
TAAAATGGAAATAAACAATCCCAACATAGTAAAAATCTGTAAGGGTAATAGTGTAAAACTAGTCATCCAATCAAAATTTAAGCGTAACAAGCGGTAAAGATTATATTTAGACTCACCCAACTTACGAGCATCGTGTCCGACTTCAATTTCGGTAGGAGATATAGAAAGTCTATAGGCTTGTGCTGGAATAAATAAAGAAGTTTCCTTGCTCGCAATCATCAAATCAACGAGTGAACGGCGATAGGCTCTTAACATACATCCTTGATCACTTAAACGAATTTTAGTCATTTTATAGCGTAACCAATTATTTAATCTGGAGGCGTAACGTCGGAAAAAAGTATCTTGTCGATTTTTCCTTATTCCACCAACATAATCATGACCTTCTTCAATAAGTTGTATCAAATGAGAGATTTCTTCTGGTGGATTTTGTAGATCAGCATCTAAGGTAATAATAATTTCTCCTCTTACCCGCTCTAAACCTGCCATTAAAGCCATGTGCTGACCAAAGTTACCATTAAAATGAATAATTCGAATTTGTTCTGGTCGTCTTTTTTGTAATTCATTAAGTCGTTCAAAAGAATCATCCTGACTACCATCGTTTACTAAAATGAT
This window contains:
- a CDS encoding glycosyltransferase; translation: MNKPYISVVIPVYNESENLEQLYQRLISSLDISGKTYEIILVNDGSQDDSFERLNELQKRRPEQIRIIHFNGNFGQHMALMAGLERVRGEIIITLDADLQNPPEEISHLIQLIEEGHDYVGGIRKNRQDTFFRRYASRLNNWLRYKMTKIRLSDQGCMLRAYRRSLVDLMIASKETSLFIPAQAYRLSISPTEIEVGHDARKLGESKYNLYRLLRLNFDWMTSFTLLPLQIFTMLGLFISILSSFFVVYLLLRRIIIGPEVEGVFTLFAIVFFIMGIMLMGLGIMGEYIGRIYQEVRHRPRYVIRKIVDETNEK